Proteins found in one Mangifera indica cultivar Alphonso chromosome 15, CATAS_Mindica_2.1, whole genome shotgun sequence genomic segment:
- the LOC123197867 gene encoding phosphoglycerate kinase, cytosolic-like, whose protein sequence is MGAKRSVSDLKEADLKGKKVFVRVDLNVPLDENLRITDDTRVRAAVPTIKYLMQHGAKVILSSHLGRPKGVTPKYSLKPLVPRLSELLGVEVKMADDCIGEEVQILVAAIPDGGVLLLENVRFHKEEEKNDPEFAKKLASLADLYVNDAFGSAHRAHASTEGVAKYLKPSVAGFLMQKELDYLVGAVSNPKKPFAAIVGGSKVSSKIGVIESLLEKVDILLLGGGMIFTFYKAQGHSVGSSLVEEDKLELATSLMEKAKAKGVSLLLPTDVVVADKFAADANSKVVPATGIPDGWMGLDIGPDAIKTFSEALDTTKTVIWNGPMGVFEFDKFAVGTEAIAKKLAELSGKGVTTIIGGGDSVAAVEKVGLADRMSHISTGGGASLELLEGKTLPGVLALDDA, encoded by the exons ATGGGTGCTAAGAGAAGTGTTAGTGATTTGAAAGAGGCGGATTTGAAGGGAAAGAAAGTGTTTGTAAGAGTCGATCTGAACGTGCCTTTGGATGAAAACTTGAGGATCACTGATGACACCAGGGTTCGTGCTGCTGTTCCCACTATCAAGTACTTGATGCAACATGGAGCCAAAGTTATTCTCTCCAGTCATTTG GGAAGGCCTAAGGGTGTCACTCCCAAGTACAGTTTGAAGCCTCTTGTACCAAGGCTGTCTGAACTTCTAGGAGTTGAG GTTAAAATGGCAGATGATTGTATTGGTGAAGAAGTTCAAATATTGGTGGCTGCAATCCCAGATGGAGGTGTCCTACTCCTAGAAAATGTCAGGTTCcacaaagaagaagagaagaatgaCCCAGAATTCGCTAAGAAGCTAGCTTCACTTGCAGATCTTTATGTGAATGACGCATTTGGCAGTGCTCATAGAGCTCATGCTTCTACTGAGGGAGTGGCTAAATACTTGAAGCCATCTGTTGCTGGTTTCCTTATGCAGAAG gAACTTGACTATCTCGTCGGAGCTGTGTCAAATCCCAAGAAACCATTTGCTGCAATTGTTGGTGGCTCAAAGGTGTCATCAAAGATTGGGGTTATCGAGTCTCTCTTGGAGAAGGTTGACATTCTATTACTTGGTGGAGGTATGATCTTTACTTTCTACAAGGCCCAAGGACACTCAGTTGGTTCATCACTTGTGGAGGAAGACAAGCTTGAACTTGCAACGTCACTTATGGAGAAGGCTAAGGCTAAAGGAGTGTCTCTTTTGCTCCCTACTGATGTTGTCGTTGCCGACAAGTTTGCTGCTGATGCTAATAGCAAG GTGGTGCCAGCAACTGGAATTCCCGATGGTTGGATGGGATTGGATATCGGACCTGATGCCATCAAGACATTCAGTGAAGCTTTGGACACTACCAAAACCGTCATTTGGAATGGACCAATGGGTGTGTTTGAGTTTGACAAGTTTGCAGTGGGAACCGAG GCAATCGCCAAGAAACTTGCCGAGCTCAGTGGAAAGGGGGTGACCACAATCATTGGAGGAGGTGACTCAGTTGCAGCTGTGGAGAAGGTTGGGCTTGCTGACAGGATGAGCCACATTTCAACCGGAGGTGGTGCCAGCTTGGAGCTTCTCGAAGGAAAGACACTGCCAGGAGTCCTTGCTCTTGATGATGCTTAA
- the LOC123197289 gene encoding DEAD-box ATP-dependent RNA helicase 36, with product MEQDSLVDENFPLFSKSKAKPKPKPKPKPQNPQEQDPNFTKEPPQLEKFTNSTPDSSTAAAANTTTFADLGLSEWAVETCKELGMPRPTPVQAHCIPKILEGRDVLGLAQTGSGKTAAFALPILQRLAEEPYGVLALVMTPTRELAFQLAEQFKALGSCLHLRCEVVVGGMDMLNQAKGLMNRPHVVIATPGRIKVLLEEDPDIPQVFSRTKFLVLDEADRVLDAGFEEELRVVFQCLPKNRQTLLFSATMTSDLQTLLELSANKAFFYEAYEGFKTVETLKQQYIFIPKNVKDVYLVHILSKMEDMGIRSAIIFVSTCRSCHLLSLLLEELEQEAAALHSFKSQSSRLSALHRFKSGQATILLATDVASRGLDIPTVDLVINYDIPRYPRDYVHRVGRTARAGRGGLAVSFITQNDVDLIHEIEAVIGKQLEEFECKEKDVLSDITTVYKARRVATMKSMDDGFEEKVKERKKQKFKTLAEKGLLKKKNKKRKRSVD from the exons ATGGAACAAGATTCCCTTGTTGATGAAAACTTCCCTCTCTTCTCCAAATCCAAAGCTAAGCCTAAACCaaaacccaaacccaaacccCAAAACCCTCAAGAGCAAGACCCTAACTTCACCAAAGAACCTCCACAACTTGAAAAGTTTACAAATTCAACCCCTGATTCCTCTACAGCCGCCGCCGCCAATACCACCACTTTCGCCGACTTGGGTCTCTCCGAGTGGGCCGTTGAGACATGCAAGGAATTGGGTATGCCGCGGCCCACACCGGTCCAGGCTCACTGCATTCCGAAAATTTTGGAGGGTCGCGACGTTTTGGGTCTGGCACAGACTGGGAGTGGGAAAACGGCGGCATTTGCGCTGCCGATACTGCAGCGGTTGGCGGAAGAGCCGTACGGGGTGTTGGCGTTGGTGATGACGCCAACGAGGGAGCTGGCGTTTCAGTTGGCTGAGCAGTTTAAGGCTTTGGGTTCTTGCTTGCATTTGAGGTGTGAGGTGGTGGTTGGAGGCATGGATATGTTAAATCAAGCCAAGGGATTGATGAATAGACCTCATGTAGTTATTGCTACTCCTGGCAGGATTAAGGTCTTGCTTGAGGAAGATCCTGATATTCCTCAAGTGTTTTCTAGAACCAAG TTTCTGGTGTTGGATGAAGCTGATAGAGTTTTAGATGCTGGCTTTGAAGAGGAGTTACGAGTAGTTTTCCAGTGCTTGCCAAAGAATAGACAGACCTTGCTATTTTCTGCAACAATGACTAGTGACTTACAGACACTGCTAGAGCTTTCTGCAAATAAAGCATTCTTTTATGAAGCATATGAAGGCTTCAAGACGGTTGAGACTCTTAAACAACAGTATATTTTTATCCCCAAAAATGTAAAGGATGTTTATCTTGTGCACATTTTATCAAAGATGGAAGATATGGGCATACGTTCGGCTATAATATTTGTCTCCACCTGCAG AAGTTGTCACCTTTTAAGTTTATTACTGGAAGAACTGGAACAGGAAGCTGCAGCATTGCATTCGTTCAAATCTCAGTCTTCAAGGCTTTCCGCGCTTCACCGATTCAAATCAGGACAAGCTACTATCTTGCTTGCCACTGATGTTGCGAGTCGTGGTTTGGACATTCCTACTGTTGACCTTGTGATAAACTACGATATTCCTAG ATATCCTAGAGATTATGTTCATCGTGTAGGGCGTACTGCAAGAGCAGGCAGAGGCGGCCTTGCTGTGAGCTTTATTACCCAG AATGATGTAGATCTCATTCATGAAATAGAAGCAGTTATTGGTAAACAACTAGAAGAATTCGAATGCAAAGAGAAAGATGTTCTTTCTGATATTACTACG GTCTACAAGGCCAGACGAGTCGCAACGATGAAGTCAATGGACGACGGATTCgaagagaaagtgaaagaacGGAAAAAACAGAAATTCAAAACACTAGCAGAAAAAGGATTactgaagaaaaagaataaaaagagaaaaagatctGTTGATTAG
- the LOC123197910 gene encoding nuclear transcription factor Y subunit C-2-like: MDQSEQNQQHHHQPQQPVMGVIAGGGQMAYPTPPYQTTPMVASGTPAVAVPSPTQPSAAFSNSSHQLAFQQAQHFHHQQQQQQQQQLQMFWSNQMQEIEQTFDFKNHSLPLARIKKIMKADEDVRMISAEAPVIFAKACEMFILELTLRSWIHTEENKRRTLQKNDIAAAISRTDVFDFLVDIIPRDELKEEGLGVTKATIPVVGSPADMPLYYVQPQHPVGPTGMIMGKPVDQAAALYAAQQPQPPVAFMPWPQGQPPQQQQQPQQQSQQQPADS; the protein is encoded by the coding sequence ATGGACCAATCTGAGCAAAATCAACAGCATCATCACCAACCTCAGCAGCCCGTGATGGGAGTCATAGCAGGTGGTGGCCAGATGGCATATCCTACGCCTCCCTACCAAACTACTCCCATGGTGGCCTCAGGTACTCCTGCTGTAGCCGTGCCATCCCCAACACAGCCCTCTGCTGCCTTCTCAAATTCTTCACACCAGCTTGCCTTCCAACAAGCCCAGCACTTCCACCAtcaacagcagcagcagcagcaacagcaGCTGCAAATGTTCTGGTCCAACCAAATGCAAGAAATTGAGCAAACTTTCGATTTCAAGAATCATAGTCTCCCGCTTGCTCGGatcaagaaaataatgaaagctGATGAAGATGTTAGAATGATTTCAGCGGAGGCTCCTGTCATTTTTGCAAAGGCTTGTGAGATGTTTATTCTTGAGCTGACCTTGCGCTCTTGGATCCACACGGAAGAGAACAAGAGGAGGACTTTGCAAAAGAATGACATTGCAGCTGCCATATCAAGGACTGATGTTTTTGATTTCTTGGTGGACATCATTCCTAGAGATGAACTGAAAGAGGAGGGACTTGGAGTCACTAAGGCTACAATTCCTGTTGTGGGTTCTCCTGCTGACATGCCTTTATACTATGTCCAACCACAGCATCCTGTTGGACCTACAGGGATGATCATGGGAAAGCCGGTCGATCAAGCAGCAGCTCTCTACGCTGCCCAACAGCCTCAACCACCTGTGGCCTTTATGCCATGGCCTCAAGGTCAACCAccacagcagcagcagcagccgCAACAGCAATCTCAACAGCAGCCAGCCGATTCTTAA
- the LOC123198074 gene encoding phosphoglycerate kinase, chloroplastic-like, with protein sequence MASATAPTNGFSLLKASTTSTTASAAAAPPHAYLLRVPTSRISSVRRLGFSAADPLLSFHVASRIRSVKGKATRGVVLMAKKSVGDLTGADLKGKRVFVRADLNVPLDDTQKITDDTRIRAAIPTIKHLIQNGAKVILSSHLGRPKGLTPKFSLAPLVPRLSELLGIQVVKADDCIGPEVEKLVASLPEGGVLLLENVRFYKEEEKNEPEFAKKLASLADLYVNDAFGTAHRAHASTEGVTKFLKPSVAGFLLQKELDYLVGAVSSPKRPFAAIVGGSKVSSKIGVIESLLEKVDILLLGGGMIFTFYKAQGLSVGSSLVEEDKLDLATSLLDKAKAKGVSLLLPTDVVIADKFAPDANSQIVPASAIPDGWMGLDIGPDSIKTFNEALGTTKTVIWNGPMGVFEFDKFAVGTEAIAKKLAELSGQGVTTIIGGGDSVAAVEKVGVADVMSHISTGGGASLELLEGKQLPGVIALDEAVPVAV encoded by the exons ATGGCCTCAGCCACAGCCCCCACAAATGGTTTCTCTCTTCTTAAGGCTTCAACAACCTCTACTACAGCTTCGGCCGCCGCCGCCCCCCCACATGCCTATCTCCTGCGTGTGCCCACTTCCCGTATCAGCTCCGTTCGCCGCCTCGGCTTCTCGGCTGCTGACCCTCTTTTGTCCTTCCATGTGGCGTCCAGAATCAGGTCGGTCAAGGGGAAGGCCACACGCGGGGTTGTGTTGATGGCCAAGAAGAGTGTGGGGGACTTGACAGGGGCTGATTTGAAAGGGAAAAGGGTTTTTGTTAGAGCTGACTTGAATGTTCCTTTGGATGACACCCAGAAGATTACTGATGATACTAGAATTAGAGCTGCTATTCCTACTATTAAGCATTTGATTCAGAATGGTGCTAAAGTCATTCTTTCTAGCCATTTG GGAAGACCAAAAGGTCTCACTCCAAAGTTCAGTTTGGCACCTCTTGTACCTCGTCTGTCTGAACTCCTTGGCATACAG GTTGTAAAGGCTGATGACTGCATTGGTCCAGAGGTTGAAAAGCTGGTGGCTTCTCTACCTGAAGGTGGTGTTCTTCTTCTTGAGAATGTGAGGTTTTACAAGGAGGAAGAAAAGAATGAACCCGAATTTGCCAAGAAGCTTGCTTCCTTAGCTGATCTCTATGTGAACGATGCTTTTGGAACTGCTCACAGAGCCCATGCCTCAACCGAGGGAGTCACCAAATTCTTGAAGCCATCTGTTGCTGGGTTCCTCTTGCAGAAG GAATTGGACTATCTTGTCGGGGCAGTTTCAAGCCCAAAGAGGCCATTTGCGGCCATCGTTGGTGGTTCAAAGGTTTCATCCAAGATTGGAGTTATTGAATCACTCCTAGAGAAAGTTGATATCCTACTCCTCGGGGGAGGAATGATATTCACATTTTACAAGGCTCAAGGTCTCTCTGTGGGTTCATCCTTGGTAGAGGAAGATAAGCTTGATCTTGCTACATCACTCCTTGACAAGGCCAAGGCAAAAGGAGTATCTCTTTTGTTACCCACTGATGTGGTGATTGCCGACAAATTTGCTCCTGATGCAAACAGCCAG ATTGTGCCAGCATCTGCTATCCCTGATGGCTGGATGGGATTGGATATTGGACCAGACTCCATTAAGACATTCAACGAAGCTTTGGGAACTACTAAAACTGTTATCTGGAATGGACCTATGGGAGTGTTTGAATTTGACAAATTTGCAGTTGGAACAGAG GCTATTGCAAAGAAGCTAGCTGAGCTTAGCGGCCAAGGTGTCACAACAATCATTGGAGGTGGAGATTCTGTTGCAGCGGTTGAGAAAGTAGGAGTTGCTGATGTGATGAGCCACATCTCAACTGGTGGTGGTGCCAGTTTGGAATTATTGGAAGGCAAACAGCTTCCTGGTGTCATTGCTCTTGATGAAGCTGTACCAGTTGCTGTAtaa
- the LOC123197975 gene encoding peroxisomal 2,4-dienoyl-CoA reductase [(3E)-enoyl-CoA-producing] has translation MKMESPFKADIVKGKIALITGGGSGIGFEISKQFGEHGASIAIMGRRKPVLDAAVSTLQSLGIKAVGFEGDVRKQEDAKRVVESTFKHFGRLDILVNAAAGNFLVSAEDLSPNGFRTVMDIDSVGTFTMCHEALKYLKKGGPGRSPSGGGSILNISATLHYTASWYQIHVSAAKAAVDGITRNLALEWGTDYDIQVNGIAPGPIGDTPGMSKLAPDEITSKAREYMPLYKLGEKWDIAMAALYLVSDAGKYVNGTTLIVDGGLWLSQPRHLPKEAIKQLSRAVEKRSRDKPVGVPTSKL, from the exons ATGAAGATGGAGTCACCATTCAAAGCGGATATAGTGAAGGGCAAAATTGCTTTGATAACAGGAGGTGGTTCAGGAATTGGGTTTGAGATTTCTAAACAATTCGGTGAACATGGAGCCTCCATTGCAATCATGGGACGGCGCAAGCCAGTCCTTGACGCCGCCGTTTCTACTCTTCAGTCTCTTGGGATTAAG GCTGTAGGCTTTGAGGGGGATGTTCGCAAGCAGGAAGACGCAAAAAGAGTTGTTGAATCAACTTTCAAGCATTTTGGGAGGCTTGACATTCTTGTAAATGCTGCAGCTGGAAACTTTCTTGTGTCAGCTGAGGATCTGTCCCCTAATGGGTTTCGAACAG TTATGGATATTGATTCTGTTGGCACATTCACCATGTGCCACGAAGCACTGAAATATCTCAAAAAAGGAGGACCTGGAAGAAGCCCATCTGGTGGAGGTTCAATTTTGAACATAAGTGCCACTTTACATTACACAGCTTCTTGGTATCAAATACATGTTTCTGCTGCTAAG GCAGCCGTTGATGGTATAACTAGAAACTTGGCATTGGAATGGGGGACCGACTATGATATTCAAGTCAATGGAATTGCCCCAGGCCCCATTGGTGACACCCCTGGCATGAGTAAACTTGCACCTGACGAGATCACTAGCAAAGCTCGAGAATACATGCCATTGTATAAATTAGGAGAGAAATGGGATATTGCTATGGCTGCTCTGTACCTTGTTTCTGATGCTG GTAAATATGTCAATGGAACCACCCTCATAGTTGATGGAGGACTTTGGCTCAGCCAGCCTCGCCATCTGCCAAAAGAGGCCATCAAGCAGCTTTCCCGAGCAGTGGAAAAGAGGTCTAGAGACAAACCAGTTGGGGTTCCGACCAGCAAGCTTTGA
- the LOC123198367 gene encoding pseudo histidine-containing phosphotransfer protein 2-like, producing MERTELLQQIAITRQALFDEGILDKHFTYLEDLEENGNPNFVEDTTGLFFRDSTKRLATIQRTMETTPVDFMKLDKCFYQLKGSSGSIGAIRVRNEVNRTRELCEQGNLEAAKVAFQQLRNEHEILRTRLDSYLQLVREAESGSETSES from the exons aTGGAGAGAACTGAGTTGCTTCAACAAATTGCCATCACAAGACAAGCTTTATTCGATGAG GGAATTTTGGATAAGCATTTCACTTATCTTGAAGATCTAGAAGAAAATggaaaccctaattttgttgAAGACACCACAGGATTATTTTTCAGGGACTCCACCAAAAGACTGGCCACCATTCAGCGGACTAT ggAGACCACTCCAGTTGATTTCATGAAGTTGGATAAATGCTTTTACCAATTGAAAGGAAGCAGTGGCAG CATTGGTGCCATAAGAGTAAGGAATGAAGTGAATCGAACCAGAGAATTATGTGAACAGGGGAATCTGGAAGC TGCAAAGGTAGCTTTCCAGCAACTGAGAAATGAGCATGAAATTCTCAGGACTCGCCTTGATTCTTATCTTCAG CTAGTGAGAGAAGctgaatctggatctgaaacTTCTGAAAGTTAG
- the LOC123198430 gene encoding thiosulfate/3-mercaptopyruvate sulfurtransferase 1, mitochondrial, whose translation MASALFTRTLCGCSFVHFSPFKPQILSSFLNKRLMYSQLDPKYLAYKASSIQTPRVMASSIVGTRTNYSTFSVSPNEPVVSVNWLHANLREPDLKILDASWYMPDEQRNPIQEYQVAHIPGALFFDVDGIVDRTSNLPHMLPSEEAFAAAASALGIHNKDGVVVYDGKGLFSAARVWWMFRVFGHDRIWVLDGGLPRWRASGFDVESSASGDAVLKASAANEAIEKVYQGQAVEPITFEMKFQPHLVWTLEQVKRNIEEKAYQHIDARSKARFDGAVPEPRKGIRSGHVPGSKCVPFPQMLDASQTLLPADELKKRFEQEGVSLDKPVVTSCGTGVTACVLALGLHRLGKPDVAIYDGSWTEWGGHPDTPVDTSS comes from the exons ATGGCGTCAGCCCTTTTCACTAGAACTTTATGTGGTTGCAGCTTTGTTCACTTCTCACCCTTCAAGCCCCAAATTTTAAGTTCATTTCTCAAT AAGAGACTAATGTACTCACAGCTGGACCCTAAGTATCTAGCATACAAGGCATCATCTATCCAGACTCCGCGTGTTATGGCTTCCTCAATAGTTGGCACAAGGACTAATTATTCGACATTTTCTGTGTCCCCTAATGAACCTGTTGTTTCTGTCAATTGGCTACATGCCAATCTCAGGGAACCTGATTTGAAG ATTTTGGATGCATCTTGGTACATGCCAGATGAGCAGAGGAATCCTATTCAAGAGTATCAG GTGGCTCATATTCCTGGTGCCCTATTCTTTGATGTGGATGGAATAGTGGATCGAACTTCTAAT TTGCCACACATGCTGCCATCGGAGGAAGCTTTTGCTGCTGCTGCATCTGCTCTTGGCATCCATAATAAGGACGGGGTGGTTGTTTATGATGGGAAGGGACTTTTTAGCGCAGCTCGTGTCTGGTG GATGTTTCGAGTCTTTGGGCATGATAGAATCTGGGTGTTAGATGGAGGCCTTCCAAGATGGCGTGCTTCTGGATTTGATGTTGAATCAAGTGCTTCTGGGGATGCTGTTTTGAAAGCCAGTGCTGCTAATGAGGCAATAGAGAAAGTATATCAGGGACAGGCA GTTGAGCCAATCACATTTGAGATGAAGTTTCAGCCACATCTTGTCTGGACACTTGAGCAG GTTAAAAGAAATATTGAGGAAAAAGCTTACCAACACATAGATGCCCGTTCAAAGGCCAG GTTTGATGGAGCTGTACCAGAACCTCGTAAGGGAATAAGAAGTGGTCATGTCCCTGGAAGCAAGTGTGTTCCCTTTCCCCAG ATGTTGGATGCTTCTCAGACACTCTTACCTGCTGATGAGCTTAAGAAACGATTCGAGCAAGAAG GCGTTTCACTGGATAAACCTGTTGTAACTTCATGTGGCACTGGTGTAACTGCTTGCGTCCTTGCATTG GGTTTGCATAGACTCGGGAAACCTGATGTTGCCATCTATGATGGATCATGGACTGAATGGGGAGGTCATCCGGACACACCTGTTGACACATCTTCATAA
- the LOC123197911 gene encoding LOW QUALITY PROTEIN: SKP1-like protein 14 (The sequence of the model RefSeq protein was modified relative to this genomic sequence to represent the inferred CDS: inserted 1 base in 1 codon), with protein sequence MPPSSNSSRLLPDRAQTLTTRTAQSNQPTTNDMSELPLTKRIISLRTADCHLFEVDEPVAMEFEIVKSFFDENEDAADGTVVPLPNVSAEPLAGIIEFCKAHLDFRAKGVERDEVKKFNAEYIKEKGNEQLKELILAANYLNIKEMLEFLTETIADRIKNKSVEYVRXVFGTDNDFTPEEEEAVRNENAWAFVRVDED encoded by the exons ATGCCCCCTTCTTCAAACTCTTCACGCCTGTTACCAGACAGAGCTCAAACTCTTACAACACGGACAGCACAATCCAACCAACCAACGACGAACGACATGTCCGAGCTACCCCTAACCAAGCGAATTATTTCTCTGAGGACTGCCGACTGCCACCTCTTCGAGGTGGACGAGCCCGTCGCCATGGAGTTCGAGATCGTCAAATCGTTCTTCGACGAGAACGAGGACGCAGCTGACGGCACGGTGGTACCATTGCCAAATGTTTCGGCGGAGCCACTCGCGGGGATTATCGAGTTCTGCAAGGCCCACCTGGATTTTCGCGCCAAGGGTGTGGAGAGAGATGAGGTGAAGAAGTTTAACGCGGAGTACATTAAAGAGAAGGGTAACGAGCAGTTGAAGGAGCTAATTCTAGCGGccaattatttgaatattaaagaaatgtTGGAATTTTTGACGGAGACGATTGCCGATAGGATTAAGAATAAGAGTGTGGAGTATGTGA GCGTATTTGGGACTGATAATGACTTCACGCCGGAGGAAGAAGAAGCAGTGAGGAACGAGAATGCATGGGCTTTCGTTAGAGTTGATGAAGATTAA